GTCATCGCCATCATGGGTCTGTGCGCGATCATCATCGTCGGCCAGAACCCGCAGTTCTTCGAAGGCGGACAGATCGGCGGCAAGGTCATCGGCGGCGGCAACATGATCGCCATGCACCTGGCCAATGCGGTCGGCGGCAACCTGCTCCTCGGCTTCCTGTCGGCGGTGGCCTTCGCGACCATCCTCGCGGTGGTGGCGGGCCTGGCGCTGGCCGGTGCCTCGGCGATCTCGCACGACATCTACTCGCGCGTCATCATGAAGGGCAAGGCCAACGAAGCCACCGAACTGAAGGTGTCGAAGTTCGCCACCATCGGCCTGGGCGTGGTCGCGGTCCTGCTCGGCATGGCCTTCGAGAAGATGAACATCGCGTTCATGGTCGCGCTCGCCTTCGGCGTGGCGGCTTCGGCCAACTTCCCGGTGCTGATCCTGTCGATGTACTGGAAGGGCCTCACCACCAAGGGCGCTCTGGTGGGCGGCTACTCCGGCCTGGCCAGCGCGGTGCTGTTCGTGCTGCTGTCCAAGTCGGTGTGGGTGGATGTGCTGGGCAACGCTTCGGCGATCTTCCCCTACACCCAGCCGGCGCTGTTCTCGATGCCGATCGCCTTCTTCATGACCTGGCTGTTCTCCACGCTCGACAAGAGCAAGGTGGCCGAGGCCGAGAAGGAAGCCTTCGAGGACCAGTACGTGCGCGCCCAGACCGGCGTCGGTGCCGCGACCGCCTCGTCGCACTGATCGCCCCGTCCGGCGCCTGGCGCGCCGAACCCCGAAACCCGCCCCGCGCGCCGCGCCGGGCGGGTTTTTCGTTCACCGGACACGCAGGGCGGCGGGTCCCCGGCTGCAACGCCCGCAGGTGGCGGATGGTAGACTCGACCGTCATGCCCCGTGGTTTTGCCTTCCGGCGGGACCTTCCTCCCAAAGGAGTCGTCGTGCCTGTCAACGAGCTGTTCGTCATCCTGCTGCTGATCGCAGCCAGCGCCTTCTTCTCGCTCTCCGAAATCTCTCTCGCCGCCTCGCGCAAGATCAAGCTGCGGCTGATGGCCGAAGGCGGGCACGTCAATGCGCAGCGCGTGCTCGCACTGCAGGACAGCCCGGGCAACTTCTTCACCGTGGTGCAGATCGGCCTCAACGCGGTCGCCATCCTCGGCGGTGTGGTCGGCGAGCAGGCGCTGTCGCCCTACGTCGAGGGCCTGCTGCGTCCGCTTTACGACGGACCGATGCTGGACACCGTCGCCTTCATCGCGTCCTTCGTGCTCGTGACCTCGCTGTTCGTGCTGTTTGCCGACCTGATGCCCAAGCGCCTGGCGATGGTGCAGCCCGAGCGCATCGCGGTCGCGGTGGTGCGGCCGATGCAGGCCTGCATCTGGCTGTTCGCGCCGCTGGTATGGGTCTTCAACGGCGCGGCCGACCTGTTCTTCCGCTGGTTCAAGCTGCCCAGCGCCCGCATCGAGGACATCACCGCCGACGACATCATGGCCATGGCCGACGCCGGCGCGCAGGCCGGCGCGCTGCTGCGCCAGGAGCAGCACCTGATCAGCAACGTGTTCGAGCTCGACTCGCGCATCGTGCCCTCGGCGATGACCTCGCGCGAGAGCATCGTGTTCCTGACCCTGTCCGAGTCGGAGGAGAGCATCCGGCGCAAGATCGCCGCCCATCCGCACGGCAAGTTCCCGGTGTGCGAGGACGGCATCGACAGCGTGATCGGTTACGTCGACGCCAAGGACATCCTGCCGCGCATCGTGCAGGGCCAGGACCTGTCGCTGCGCACCCAGCCGATCGTGCGCAAGCTGCTGATGCTGCCCGATACGCTGAGCCTGTTCGAGGCGCTGGAGCGCTTCCGCGACGCCAAGGAGGATTTCGCGCTGATCCTCAACGAGTACGCGCTGGTGGTCGGCCTGCTGTCGCTGCAGGACGTGATGAGCACGGTGATGGGCGACCTGGTGAGCCCCTTCCAGGAAGAGCTGATCGTGCGCCGCGACGACAACTCGTGGCTGATCGACGGCATGACGCCGATCGAGGACGTCATGCAGGCGCTCGAGATCGACGTCTTCGAGGGTTTCCAGAACTACGAGACGGTCGCCGGCTTCCTGATGTACCGCCTGCGCAAGGTGCCCAAGCGCACGGATTTCGTGCTCTACGCCGGCTACAAGTTCGAGGTGGTGGATATCGACAGCTACCGCATCGACCAGGTGCTGGTCACCCGCGAGGCGCAGGTCGGCGCGGAGTAGGGCGCTTGCGGCCTTATGCCGCCAAAGGGCTCAAGCCGCCTGGGTCTTCGCCTCGGCGATCCGGGCCAGGGCCGCGCGTCCGCTGCGGATGTGGTTCCGCATCAGGGTTTCGGCGCCCGCGCCGTCGCGATCGAGCAGGGCCTGCAGGATGTCGCGGTGCTCGGCGAGCGACTGTTCCAGCCGGCCCTCGGAGAACAGCGAGTGGTGGCGCGAGAGCTTGATGACCTTGCGCAGGTCCTCGATGACGTGCAGCAGCCAGCGGTTGTCGGCGATTTCCTGCAGCGCGAGGTGGAAGGCCTGGTTGGCCTCGAAGAAGCGCTCGATGTCCGATGCGGTGGCGGCCTTTTCCAGGTCGGCGTGGATCGCGCGCAGGCGGGCGAGGTCGTCCGCGCTCGCGCGTGTCGCCGACAGGCGGGCGCATTCGCCCTCGAGCATCGCCATCACGCTGAACACCTCGTCGAGGTCGCGCTCGGAAATCTCGGTGACGTAGCAGCCGCGGCGCGGCTTGAGCGTCACCAGCCCCTCGGAGGCGAGCACCTTCAGTGCCTCGCGCAGCGGGGTGCGCGAGATGCCGTACTGCTCGGCCAGCGCCTGTTCGTCCACCCAGGTTCCGGGCGGCAATTCGTGCGAGAAGATCCGCTCGCGCAGGCGTTCGGCAACTTCCTGGTAGAGCGCGATCGGAGCGATGCGGGAGGCGTTCATGGGCGGAATCGGTGTGGATGAGGCAGGCGACGGACACGAGCGGGCGCCCGCCGATGGCAAGCGACAAGGCCTGTCGCGCCTATTGCATTCATAATTATGGATAAAGTATTATTTTTCCTGCAGAGCAAGTCAACTTCCGCAGCGCGATGCGTCATGGGAGGCGCCGGGAACACCCGGCGGAAGAGAGGGGGCGCGTCGCAGTTCGGAGCGTCGACCGCCGTCCGTGGTGATTGCCGCGGGCGGCGTAGTCGCCGCCCGCGGGCTTGTTCGCGACCCGCAGCACGGCTTGTTCTTACGTTCCAATCCGATTCGCGCCTGCAGCCCAGGCCACCGCAGATTTCAAGAGGTTCCACATGTCGAACGCCAACGAGCCCGTCTATCCCCAGCCCGACCTCGAGGCCTGGAAAAAAGCCGCCGCCAAGCAGGCGCCCGGCGGTGACCTCGACAAGCTCAACTGGATCACGCCCGAGGGCCTGACTGTCAAGCCGCTGTACACCAAAGCCGACACCGAAGGCCTGCAGCATGCCGACACGCTGCCCGGCTTCGAGCCCTTCGTGCGCGGGCCGCAGCCTACCATGTACGCGGTCAAGCCGTGGACCATCCGCCAGTACGCCGGTTTTTCCACCGCGGAAGAATCCAACGCCTTCTACCGCAAGGCGCTCGCCGCCGGCGGCCAGGGCGTGTCGGTCGCCTTCGACCTCGCCACCCACCGCGGCTACGACTCCGACCATCCGCGCGTCACCGGCGACGTCGGCAAGGCCGGCGTGGCGATCGACTCGGTCGAGGACATGAAGATCCTGTTCGACGGCATTCCGCTCGACAAGGTCTCGGTGTCGATGACCATGAACGGTGCCGTGCTGCCCATCCTCGCCGGCTACATCGTCGCCGCCGAGGAGCAGGGCGTCGCCCAGGACAAGCTCTCGGGCACGATCCAGAACGACATCCTCAAAGAATTCATGGTGCGGAACACCTACATCTATCCGCCCACCCCGTCGATGAAGATCATCGCCGACATCTTCGGCTACACCGCGCAGCACATGCCGAAGTTCAACAGCATCTCGATCTCCGGCTATCACATCCAGGAAGCGGGCGCGAACCAGGCGATCGAACTGGCCTTCACGCTGGCGGATGGCGTGGAATACGTGCGTACCGGCATCAACTCCGGCATGGACGTCGACACCTTCGCCGGCCGACTGTCCTTCTTCTGGGCGGTGGGCATGAACTTCTACCTCGAGATCGCCAAGATGCGCGCCGCGCGTCTGCTGTGGTGGCGGCTCATGAAGCAGTTCAACCCCAAGAGCCAGAAGTCGATGATGCTGCGCACGCACTCGCAGACGTCGGGCTGGTCGCTCACCGAGCAGGACCCGTACAACAACGTGGTGCGCACCACGATCGAGGCGATGGCCGCGGTGTTCGGCGGCACCCAGTCGCTGCACACCAACGCGCTCGACGAAGCCATCGCGCTCCCCACCGAGTTCTCCGCCCGCATCGCGCGCAACACGCAGATCATCATCCAGGAAGAGACCCACATCTGTAACGTGGTCGATCCCTGGGCCGGCTCCTACATGATGGAGAAGCTCACCCAGGACATGGCCGACAAGGCCTGGGCGCTGATCGAGGAGATCGAGGCCATGGGCGGCATGACCAAGGCGGTCGAGTCCGGCTGGGCCAAGATGAAGGTCGAGGAGTGCGCCGCCGACAAGCAGGCGCGCATCGACTCGGGCAAGGACGTCATCGTCGGCGTCAACAAGTACAAGCTCGCCAAGCAAGACCCGATCGAGATCCTCGACATCGACAACCATGCGGTGCGCGAGGCGCAGATCGAGCGCCTGGCGCGCGTGCGCAAGATGCGCGACCAGGCCGCAGTCGATGCCGCGCTGGCCGCGCTGACCGAATGCGCGAAGACCGGCCAGGGCAACCTGCTCGACCTGACCGTCAAGGCCATCCGCCTGCGCGCCACCGTGGGCGAGGTGTCCGATGCGCTCGAAGTCGTCTTCGGCCGCTACCGTGCGAACCCGCAAGCCGTGTCCGGCGTGTATGGAGCCGTCGTGGAAGAACAGGAAGACTGGAAGGCCCTGAAGGCCGACATCGAGGCCTTCATCGCCGAAGAGGGGCGCCGCCCGCGCGTGATGATCGCCAAGCTCGGCCAGGACGGCCACGACCGCGGCGCCAAGGTGGTGGCCTCGGCCTTCGCCGACCTCGGCTTCGACATCGACATCGGCCCGCTCTTCCAAACGCCGGAGGAAGCGGCCCGCCACGCGGTCGAGAACGACGTCCATGCGGTGGGCTGCTCCAGCCTCGCCGCCGGCCACAAGACCCTGGTGCCGCAGATCGTCAACGAGCTCAAGCGCCTCGGCGCCGACGACATCATCACCTTCGTCGGCGGCGTGATCCCGGCCCAGGACTACGACACCCTTTACGCCGCCGGCGCGAAGGGAATCTTCGGTCCCGGCACGCCGATCCCGGTCGCCGCGCGCGAGGTGCTGAAGCAGATCCGCGCCGCGCGCGCCAAGGCCTGATGAGCGTGCTCGATACCGCCGATCAGGCGCTGGTCGACGGCGTGCTCGCGCGCCAGCTGCGCCCGCTCGCCAAGACCATCACGCTGATCGAGTCGCAGCGCGAGGACCACAAGGCGCGTGCGCAGCAGGTGCTCGAGGCGCTGCTGCCGCACACCGGCGGGGCGATGCGGGTGGGCATCTCGGGCGTGCCGGGGGTGGGCAAGTCGACCTTCATCGAGGCGCTCGGGCTGTACCTGATCGAGCAGGGCCTGCGCGTCGCGGTGCTGGCGGTGGATCCGTCGTCGTCGGTGACGGGCGGCTCCATCCTCGGCGACAAGACGCGCATGGAACTGCTGTCACAGAATCCCGCCGCCTTCATCCGCCCCAGCCCCTCGGCGTGCAGCCTGGGCGGCGTGGCGGAAAAGACGCGCGAGACCATGCTGGTGTGCGAGGCTGCGGGCTTCGACGTCATCATCGTCGAGACCGTCGGCGTCGGGCAGTCCGAGACCGCGGTCGCCGGCATGACCGACATCTTCTGCCTGCTGCAGCTGCCCAACGCCGGCGACGACCTGCAGGCGATCAAGAAGGGGATCATGGAGATCGCCGACCTGATCGTCATCAACAAGGCCGACATCGACGCCGGCGCGGCGATGCGCGCCAAGGCGCAGATCAAGACCGCGCTGCACATGCTGCGCCCGGCCAGCCCCAACTGGACGGTCCCGGTGCTCACCCTGTCGGCGCTGCACAAGCAGGGCATCGCCGACTTCTGGAAGGCGGTGAGCGACTACCGCGAGGCGCTCGGCGCCACCGGCGAGTTCGCCGCCAAGCGTCGCCACCAGGCGCTCGCCTGGATGTGGGAAATGATCGATTCCGGGCTGCGCAGCCGTTTCCGCAGCCACCCCCGCGTGCGCGAGGAGCTTCCCGCCCTCGCGCGCGCGGTCGAGGAGGGCGCCAGCACGCCCGCGGCCGCGGCCTTCCGGCTGCTCGGCCACCTCCAGTCCAACGAACAGGGCCGACTGCCGCGACAGCCGGCCGAAACCGAGATCTGACAGGAGATCAAACTCATGCAAGACATCATTCGCCAGCTCGAGCAGAAGCGCGAACTGGCCCGCCTCGGGGGCGGCCAGAAGCGCATCGACGCGCAGCACCGCAAGGGCAAGCTCACCGCGCGCGAGCGCATCGAACTGCTGCTCGACGACGACAGCTTCGAAGAGTGGGACATGTACAAGGAGCACCGCTGCACCGAGTTCGGCATGGACGCCGAGCACATCCCCGGTGACGGCGTGGTGACCGGCTACGGCACCGTGAACGGCCGCCTGGTGTTCGTGTTCTCGCAGGACTTCACCGTGTTCGGCGGCTCGCTGTCCGAGACCCACGCCGAGAAGATCTGCAAGGTCATGGACCACGCGATGAAGGTCGGCGCCCCGGTGATCGGCCTCAACGACTCGGGCGGCGCCCGCATCCAGGAAGGCGTCGACTCGCTCGGCGGCTACGCCGACGTGTTCCAGCGCAACGTGCTGGCCTCCGGCGTCATCCCGCAGATCTCGCTGATCATGGGCCCCTGCGCCGGCGGCGCGGTGTACAGCCCGGCGATGACCGACTTCATCTTCATGGTCAAGGATTCGTCCTACATGTTCGTGACCGGTCCCGAAGTCGTGAAGACCGTGACCCACGAGGAAGTCACCGCCGAGGAGCTCGGCGGCGCGATCACCCACAACACCAAGTCCGGCGTCGCCGACCTCGCCTTCGAGAACGACGTCGAGGCGCTGATGATGACCCGCCGCCTGGTCGGCTTCCTGCCCTCCAGCAACCGCGAGAAGCCGCCCGCGATCCCGTGCGCCGATTCTGCCGACCGCATCGACATGTCGCTCGACACCCTGGTGCCGGAGAACCCGAACCAGCCGTACGACATGAAGGAACTCATCTTCAAGATGGTCGATGACGGCGGCTTCTTCGAGCTGCAGCCCGACTACGCCAAGAACATCATCATCGGCCTGGCGCGCATGGAAGGCTCGCCGGTGGGCATCGTCGCCAACCAGCCGCTGGTGCTGGCCGGCTGCCTCGACATCAAGAGCTCGATCAAGGCCGCCCGCTTCGTGCGCTTCTGCGACGCCTTCAACATCCCGGTCGTCACCCTGGTCGACGTTCCCGGCTTCATGCCCGGCACCGCGCAGGAATACGGCGGCATCATCAAGCACGGCGCCAAGCTGCTCTACGCCTACGCCGAATGCACGGTGCCCAAGGTCACCCTGATCACCCGCAAGGCCTACGGCGGTGCCTACGACGTGATGTCGTCCAAGCACCTGCGTGGCGACGTCAACCTCGCGTGGCCGAGCGCCGAGATCGCGGTGATGGGCGCCAAGGGCGCGGTCGAGATCATCTTCCGCGAAGAGAAGGGCGACCCCGAGAAGCTCGCCCAGCGCGAAGCCGAATACAAGGCCCGTTTCGCCAACCCCTTCGTCGCCGCCAGCCGCGGCTTCATCGACGACGTGGTCATGCCGCACAACACCCGCAAGCGCATCTGCCGCTCGCTGGCCATGTTGCGCGACAAGCA
This genomic stretch from Thauera sp. GDN1 harbors:
- the meaB gene encoding methylmalonyl Co-A mutase-associated GTPase MeaB; translated protein: MSVLDTADQALVDGVLARQLRPLAKTITLIESQREDHKARAQQVLEALLPHTGGAMRVGISGVPGVGKSTFIEALGLYLIEQGLRVAVLAVDPSSSVTGGSILGDKTRMELLSQNPAAFIRPSPSACSLGGVAEKTRETMLVCEAAGFDVIIVETVGVGQSETAVAGMTDIFCLLQLPNAGDDLQAIKKGIMEIADLIVINKADIDAGAAMRAKAQIKTALHMLRPASPNWTVPVLTLSALHKQGIADFWKAVSDYREALGATGEFAAKRRHQALAWMWEMIDSGLRSRFRSHPRVREELPALARAVEEGASTPAAAAFRLLGHLQSNEQGRLPRQPAETEI
- the scpA gene encoding methylmalonyl-CoA mutase gives rise to the protein MSNANEPVYPQPDLEAWKKAAAKQAPGGDLDKLNWITPEGLTVKPLYTKADTEGLQHADTLPGFEPFVRGPQPTMYAVKPWTIRQYAGFSTAEESNAFYRKALAAGGQGVSVAFDLATHRGYDSDHPRVTGDVGKAGVAIDSVEDMKILFDGIPLDKVSVSMTMNGAVLPILAGYIVAAEEQGVAQDKLSGTIQNDILKEFMVRNTYIYPPTPSMKIIADIFGYTAQHMPKFNSISISGYHIQEAGANQAIELAFTLADGVEYVRTGINSGMDVDTFAGRLSFFWAVGMNFYLEIAKMRAARLLWWRLMKQFNPKSQKSMMLRTHSQTSGWSLTEQDPYNNVVRTTIEAMAAVFGGTQSLHTNALDEAIALPTEFSARIARNTQIIIQEETHICNVVDPWAGSYMMEKLTQDMADKAWALIEEIEAMGGMTKAVESGWAKMKVEECAADKQARIDSGKDVIVGVNKYKLAKQDPIEILDIDNHAVREAQIERLARVRKMRDQAAVDAALAALTECAKTGQGNLLDLTVKAIRLRATVGEVSDALEVVFGRYRANPQAVSGVYGAVVEEQEDWKALKADIEAFIAEEGRRPRVMIAKLGQDGHDRGAKVVASAFADLGFDIDIGPLFQTPEEAARHAVENDVHAVGCSSLAAGHKTLVPQIVNELKRLGADDIITFVGGVIPAQDYDTLYAAGAKGIFGPGTPIPVAAREVLKQIRAARAKA
- a CDS encoding acyl-CoA carboxylase subunit beta, with product MQDIIRQLEQKRELARLGGGQKRIDAQHRKGKLTARERIELLLDDDSFEEWDMYKEHRCTEFGMDAEHIPGDGVVTGYGTVNGRLVFVFSQDFTVFGGSLSETHAEKICKVMDHAMKVGAPVIGLNDSGGARIQEGVDSLGGYADVFQRNVLASGVIPQISLIMGPCAGGAVYSPAMTDFIFMVKDSSYMFVTGPEVVKTVTHEEVTAEELGGAITHNTKSGVADLAFENDVEALMMTRRLVGFLPSSNREKPPAIPCADSADRIDMSLDTLVPENPNQPYDMKELIFKMVDDGGFFELQPDYAKNIIIGLARMEGSPVGIVANQPLVLAGCLDIKSSIKAARFVRFCDAFNIPVVTLVDVPGFMPGTAQEYGGIIKHGAKLLYAYAECTVPKVTLITRKAYGGAYDVMSSKHLRGDVNLAWPSAEIAVMGAKGAVEIIFREEKGDPEKLAQREAEYKARFANPFVAASRGFIDDVVMPHNTRKRICRSLAMLRDKQLDNPWRKHGNIPL
- a CDS encoding hemolysin family protein, which encodes MPVNELFVILLLIAASAFFSLSEISLAASRKIKLRLMAEGGHVNAQRVLALQDSPGNFFTVVQIGLNAVAILGGVVGEQALSPYVEGLLRPLYDGPMLDTVAFIASFVLVTSLFVLFADLMPKRLAMVQPERIAVAVVRPMQACIWLFAPLVWVFNGAADLFFRWFKLPSARIEDITADDIMAMADAGAQAGALLRQEQHLISNVFELDSRIVPSAMTSRESIVFLTLSESEESIRRKIAAHPHGKFPVCEDGIDSVIGYVDAKDILPRIVQGQDLSLRTQPIVRKLLMLPDTLSLFEALERFRDAKEDFALILNEYALVVGLLSLQDVMSTVMGDLVSPFQEELIVRRDDNSWLIDGMTPIEDVMQALEIDVFEGFQNYETVAGFLMYRLRKVPKRTDFVLYAGYKFEVVDIDSYRIDQVLVTREAQVGAE
- a CDS encoding GntR family transcriptional regulator, with amino-acid sequence MNASRIAPIALYQEVAERLRERIFSHELPPGTWVDEQALAEQYGISRTPLREALKVLASEGLVTLKPRRGCYVTEISERDLDEVFSVMAMLEGECARLSATRASADDLARLRAIHADLEKAATASDIERFFEANQAFHLALQEIADNRWLLHVIEDLRKVIKLSRHHSLFSEGRLEQSLAEHRDILQALLDRDGAGAETLMRNHIRSGRAALARIAEAKTQAA